Proteins from a single region of Paraflavitalea devenefica:
- a CDS encoding ABC transporter permease: MIKNYFKTAFRNLLKGRMYSVINILGLATGMAIALLIGLWIWDELSYNKYHRNYDRLAQIMTTQTFNGETGTGPAVSIALGMELRNKYTDDFKKVSLATWNFGHILAVGDKKITKNGMWVQPEFPAMFGLKMVKGSIDGLKDPSSALLAESLAKALFGNTDPIGKTVKFDNKIDMKVAGVYEDLPRNTSLYETRLLIPWDKYITSESWLKEASTQWGNHSWQLFVQLNDKADIKKAASKIRDIARQHFKEGDERGVIHPMSNWRLYGKFTNGKTDGGRITFVWLFGIIGVFVLLLACINFMNLSTARSEKRAREVGIRKTMGSLRSQLIGQFLGESIIVAFVAFILSIGLALLSLSFFNGLADKEVSLPWSNPIFWLMALAFTVFTGIISGSYPAFYLSRFDPVKVLKGTFKAGRFSALPRKILVVVQFTVSIALIIGTIIVFRQIQYAKSRPVGYTREGLITVRINTDQLYGHYDALRGDLLATGVVENMGESNSPSTDIYSNQIGFEWKGKDPNAVPLFGIVAVTHDFGKTIGWQIREGRDFSRNYSTDTGQIILNEAGVKLTGFKDPVGQVIKWNDKDRMVIGVVKDMVMESPYVPAMPTVFYLDYGWTGVITIRIKPAIPIREAVSKLEPVFKQYNPGSPFEYEFTDEEYAKKFSDEERIGNLATFFAILAVFISCLGLFGLASFVAERRTKEIGVRKVLGASVMNIWQMLSKDFVSLVIISCIIAIPIAWYVLHQWLQQYEYRTPISWWIFTIAGLGAMAIALLTVSFQAVRAALSNPVKSLRSE; this comes from the coding sequence GTGATAAAGAACTATTTCAAAACCGCTTTCCGCAACCTGCTCAAAGGCAGGATGTATTCCGTGATCAACATCCTGGGCCTTGCCACCGGCATGGCCATTGCATTGCTGATCGGTTTATGGATATGGGATGAACTGTCGTACAACAAGTACCACCGCAACTATGACCGGCTGGCGCAGATCATGACCACCCAAACCTTCAATGGTGAAACGGGTACCGGCCCGGCCGTATCCATCGCCCTCGGTATGGAGTTGCGCAACAAGTACACGGACGACTTTAAAAAAGTATCGCTCGCTACGTGGAACTTCGGCCATATCCTGGCGGTAGGTGATAAAAAGATCACTAAAAACGGCATGTGGGTGCAGCCTGAATTTCCTGCCATGTTTGGCCTGAAGATGGTGAAAGGCAGTATCGATGGCTTAAAAGATCCTTCCTCGGCCCTGCTGGCAGAGTCGCTGGCCAAAGCGCTTTTTGGCAACACCGACCCGATAGGCAAAACAGTGAAGTTCGACAATAAGATCGACATGAAGGTAGCAGGCGTGTATGAAGACCTCCCACGCAATACATCGCTGTATGAAACCAGGCTGCTGATCCCCTGGGATAAATACATTACTTCAGAGTCGTGGCTGAAAGAAGCATCTACACAGTGGGGCAATCATTCCTGGCAGCTATTTGTACAGCTTAATGATAAGGCTGACATCAAAAAAGCAGCATCAAAGATCAGGGATATCGCCCGCCAGCACTTCAAGGAAGGTGATGAACGCGGTGTGATACATCCTATGAGCAATTGGCGGCTGTACGGCAAATTCACGAATGGCAAAACCGATGGCGGCCGTATCACCTTTGTTTGGCTGTTTGGCATCATTGGCGTATTTGTATTGCTGCTGGCCTGCATCAACTTCATGAACCTGTCTACTGCCAGAAGTGAAAAGCGCGCAAGAGAAGTGGGCATCCGCAAAACAATGGGTTCCCTGCGCAGCCAGCTCATCGGGCAGTTCCTCGGCGAATCCATCATCGTAGCCTTCGTCGCCTTTATCTTATCCATTGGCCTCGCATTGCTCTCCCTGTCCTTCTTCAATGGCCTGGCCGATAAAGAAGTCAGCCTGCCCTGGAGCAATCCCATCTTCTGGCTGATGGCCCTGGCCTTTACCGTATTTACTGGTATCATATCCGGCAGTTATCCGGCTTTCTACCTCTCCCGCTTTGACCCGGTGAAAGTGCTTAAGGGTACTTTCAAGGCCGGACGCTTTTCGGCCTTACCGCGCAAGATACTGGTCGTAGTACAGTTCACGGTATCCATCGCACTCATCATAGGCACCATCATTGTTTTCCGGCAGATACAATATGCCAAGAGTCGCCCCGTAGGATATACCCGCGAAGGGCTCATCACCGTTCGTATCAATACAGACCAACTTTATGGACACTATGACGCCCTCCGCGGCGACCTGCTGGCAACCGGTGTAGTAGAGAATATGGGCGAATCAAACAGTCCCTCCACTGATATCTATAGCAACCAGATCGGCTTTGAATGGAAGGGAAAAGATCCCAACGCCGTCCCCCTCTTTGGCATAGTGGCCGTAACCCACGATTTTGGAAAGACCATCGGTTGGCAGATCAGGGAAGGGCGCGATTTCTCCCGGAATTATTCTACCGATACCGGCCAGATCATCCTCAATGAGGCCGGCGTGAAACTCACCGGTTTCAAAGATCCTGTAGGACAGGTCATAAAATGGAACGACAAAGACCGTATGGTGATCGGTGTTGTAAAAGATATGGTCATGGAATCACCCTATGTTCCTGCAATGCCAACTGTTTTCTACCTCGATTACGGTTGGACCGGCGTGATCACCATACGCATCAAGCCTGCCATACCCATAAGGGAAGCAGTGAGCAAACTGGAGCCGGTATTTAAACAATACAATCCGGGCAGCCCGTTCGAATACGAGTTTACCGATGAAGAATACGCCAAAAAATTCTCAGATGAAGAAAGGATCGGAAACCTCGCCACCTTCTTTGCCATACTCGCCGTATTTATCTCCTGCCTCGGGCTGTTTGGACTGGCGTCCTTCGTAGCCGAACGCCGCACCAAGGAGATCGGTGTAAGGAAAGTGCTGGGTGCCTCGGTCATGAACATCTGGCAAATGCTGTCCAAAGACTTTGTGTCGCTGGTCATCATTTCCTGCATCATCGCCATTCCCATTGCCTGGTATGTGCTGCACCAGTGGCTACAACAATATGAGTACCGTACGCCTATATCCTGGTGGATATTTACCATCGCAGGGCTGGGCGCCATGGCCATCGCGTTGCTTACGGTGAGCTTCCAGGCAGTAAGGGCTGCATTGAGTAACCCGGTGAAGAGCCTGAGAAGTGAGTAG